A genomic stretch from Ureibacillus composti includes:
- a CDS encoding MFS transporter → MQETQNTKLWTKDFIFVSLINFLLTLVFYLLVVTIATYAIDEYDATISQSGLVSGVFIIGALIGRFICGSIIDKIGRKQLLLLGAVLFIVMTALYNVHVGVGFLIILRLVHGITHGMASTAAGTIVAQIIPAPRKAEGISYYSMSTTLATALGPFVGLYMLQHTTFPVIFVLCLILGIISFVISMILKVPAAIKNTTKELAQQTEKKPRISIKNFIEPKAVPIGIIILLLGFGYSSVLTYINFYATELNLVTAASFFFLVYSIMALISRPFTGPLMDRKGANMIMYPAFILYAISMYLLSVTGSGWLLLVAGAIMGLSFGNMQSATQAISIKESAPERMGLATSTFFIFYDAGLGLSPYLLGYITPYTGYGNMYAIMAGVILVTGVLYIFLHGLKETRRRKLA, encoded by the coding sequence ATGCAAGAAACGCAAAATACAAAATTATGGACGAAGGATTTTATTTTTGTATCCCTTATTAACTTCCTTCTTACCTTAGTGTTTTATTTACTCGTCGTGACGATTGCGACATATGCAATTGATGAATACGATGCAACCATAAGTCAATCGGGGCTTGTCAGTGGTGTATTCATCATCGGTGCACTCATTGGCCGCTTCATCTGCGGTAGCATTATCGATAAAATTGGGCGCAAACAATTGTTATTACTAGGTGCTGTTTTATTTATTGTAATGACAGCCCTTTATAACGTACATGTTGGTGTCGGCTTTTTAATTATCCTGCGTCTCGTTCACGGGATTACGCACGGGATGGCTAGTACAGCTGCTGGTACCATCGTGGCACAGATTATTCCAGCGCCACGTAAAGCAGAAGGAATTAGTTATTATAGTATGAGTACAACGCTTGCAACAGCGCTTGGACCATTTGTCGGCCTTTATATGCTACAACATACAACGTTCCCTGTAATCTTTGTATTATGTTTAATTTTAGGGATCATTAGCTTTGTCATTAGTATGATCTTAAAAGTACCTGCAGCAATCAAAAACACAACGAAAGAACTTGCCCAACAAACAGAGAAAAAACCACGCATCTCGATTAAAAACTTTATCGAACCAAAAGCAGTGCCAATTGGAATTATTATTTTACTTCTCGGCTTTGGGTATTCAAGTGTATTAACGTACATCAACTTTTACGCAACAGAATTAAATCTTGTGACAGCCGCAAGTTTCTTCTTCCTTGTATATTCGATCATGGCACTCATTTCACGTCCGTTCACTGGTCCGTTAATGGATAGAAAAGGTGCCAATATGATTATGTATCCAGCATTTATTTTATATGCCATTAGTATGTATCTGTTAAGTGTAACAGGCAGCGGTTGGCTTCTTCTTGTGGCAGGTGCGATAATGGGACTAAGCTTTGGGAACATGCAATCCGCAACACAAGCCATTTCCATTAAAGAATCCGCGCCAGAACGAATGGGCCTTGCCACATCGACATTCTTCATCTTCTATGATGCAGGACTTGGCCTTTCCCCATATTTACTAGGCTACATCACACCATATACAGGTTATGGAAATATGTATGCCATCATGGCGGGTGTCATCCTGGTAACGGGTGTCCTCTATATCTTCCTTCACGGTTTAAAAGAAACACGTCGTCGGAAATTAGCTTAG
- a CDS encoding recombinase family protein, translated as MDELQKGLWVRTLWNPVKAREESPLIGEKQVKVAAYCRVSSSLDVQLRSLENQVSHYTHLIREKPNWKFVGVYVDNGTSGTSAKGQRGLQRLLRHCEEGRVDFILTKNVSRLSRNAEELLTIVEKLNAMKVGIFFEKEHIDTSVQYNKFLLSTYAALAQEEIETISTSTRWGFEKNFKKGIPRYNKMLGYDVVKVDGRNTLQISEEGAVIVRRIFDWFLQGMTMAEIARELINQGIKTSVGKDLWRGSTVKHILTNVTYTGNKLTRVRTKDLFTNKTTKHMRDEIAIENCHPPIISMQVFEQTQKRLEEIKPKRKSTGPKGNKHSLSGRMTCHRCGYRLNNYPTRRVNYWKCQASDIGACDFTSIREDRLREILLEGFKQKFDMTSDSVFDTAKKVLQEINQKDHFEFHRLRWMAELELAKEGKGELAKVEQAYKEFEQHIARIEDDRIFRNQTLSWLETVQNIEELLETITIEQLRAWLMGAVIYSPDDYRIEWVDGTETIVGEMPKEILESQSNKKFQKQQEHEPLYQIIDAEGHLKERSEESMQALMEREVIKIEPKKGQSMLKTIEMNLRDHPSSTTNQPVTKPLRTAAYCRVSTDREEQLTSYKTQVAYYTYLILKDPRYEFAGIFADEGISGKSLKNRTDFKKLMDECTRGNIDLILCKSISRFSRNTLETLKAVRLLKSLPRPVHIYFEKENIHTEDADSELLITIFGSIAQEESINIGNSIAWGKRSMAKRGIIKVGNANYGYRVGEKHQWIIDEEEAKVVRRIYADLQAGKNYTQIITGLTKERIPSPKGKEVWSLSTVKGILQNVVYKGDYLYQKYITVDTLEEKTAPNEGELPQYYIEGHHEPIINPEEWEKVQNIIHKRSEAYKQQNYQKYSKDQHKNSSFTEQLYCGECGNVLGYERSLERRGSNGTKEINRWVCRLAEKYYAVNGCSSQRFHQDYLEKHFINLLKGFEQDETFQQEVERVIDQTVLSAQELKQEEEAQRRMEHLNQELYEAVDEELHKDGQDHQRVDALSEKIVKLHQQLKDFSDRKKLAEHYRNEFKELKKGIKKLRDEKNLAFPADLFEQFVEQAKVYKDGRIVYQLSLGLEWSTDERYEDYKQQIAMERKAERLAKRKEKQAAFLRGPEVTALLEYCEVPRRWGEILAFMNTMMMISESYFRKSIVLPLMEKGKLQKDFILDSQSKRKYYMVKK; from the coding sequence TTGGATGAATTACAGAAAGGATTGTGGGTCCGCACACTTTGGAACCCAGTCAAAGCGAGGGAAGAAAGCCCGTTAATAGGAGAAAAACAAGTAAAAGTCGCTGCTTATTGCCGGGTCAGTTCTTCTTTAGATGTACAATTGCGCTCTCTTGAAAATCAGGTGAGCCACTATACCCATCTGATTCGCGAAAAGCCAAATTGGAAGTTTGTTGGAGTGTATGTCGATAACGGAACGAGTGGAACCAGCGCCAAGGGACAGCGGGGACTACAACGGCTGCTTCGCCACTGCGAGGAAGGAAGAGTCGATTTTATCTTGACCAAAAATGTATCTCGTCTGTCACGAAATGCAGAAGAATTGCTGACGATCGTTGAAAAGCTAAATGCAATGAAAGTTGGGATCTTCTTTGAAAAAGAGCATATTGATACATCCGTCCAATATAATAAATTTCTTCTAAGTACGTATGCAGCCCTTGCTCAAGAAGAAATCGAGACCATTTCAACATCAACCAGGTGGGGATTTGAAAAGAACTTCAAGAAAGGCATCCCTCGGTACAATAAGATGCTTGGTTATGATGTGGTGAAAGTAGATGGACGAAATACCCTTCAAATTAGCGAAGAAGGGGCAGTAATTGTTCGCCGTATCTTTGACTGGTTTTTACAGGGGATGACCATGGCTGAAATAGCACGAGAACTAATAAACCAAGGGATAAAGACATCAGTAGGCAAAGACCTGTGGAGAGGATCAACTGTAAAACATATTCTAACGAACGTGACCTATACCGGTAACAAACTGACGAGGGTTCGAACAAAAGACCTTTTCACCAATAAAACCACCAAACATATGAGAGATGAAATTGCGATTGAAAATTGCCACCCTCCAATCATTAGTATGCAAGTATTTGAACAAACACAGAAACGCTTAGAAGAAATTAAACCTAAGAGGAAGTCCACAGGACCAAAAGGGAATAAACATTCTCTTTCAGGAAGAATGACCTGTCACCGCTGTGGCTATCGGTTGAACAACTATCCAACGAGAAGGGTGAACTATTGGAAGTGCCAAGCGAGTGATATCGGCGCCTGTGATTTTACATCGATTAGAGAAGATCGTTTGAGAGAGATTTTGCTGGAGGGCTTCAAACAGAAATTTGATATGACGAGTGATTCCGTTTTCGATACGGCCAAGAAGGTGCTTCAAGAGATTAATCAGAAGGACCATTTCGAGTTTCACCGATTAAGGTGGATGGCTGAACTGGAGTTAGCAAAAGAAGGGAAGGGTGAGCTGGCCAAAGTAGAACAAGCATATAAAGAGTTTGAACAACACATCGCCAGGATTGAAGATGATCGAATCTTTCGGAACCAAACATTGAGCTGGCTTGAGACGGTCCAAAACATAGAGGAGTTGCTAGAAACCATTACGATTGAACAGCTTAGGGCTTGGTTGATGGGAGCGGTCATTTATTCTCCCGATGATTATCGCATTGAGTGGGTCGATGGGACAGAAACCATCGTAGGGGAGATGCCTAAAGAGATTCTTGAAAGTCAATCAAACAAGAAGTTTCAAAAACAACAAGAGCATGAACCACTGTATCAGATCATTGATGCAGAAGGACATTTGAAAGAAAGGAGTGAGGAAAGCATGCAAGCACTTATGGAACGAGAAGTCATCAAAATTGAACCGAAAAAAGGGCAAAGCATGTTGAAGACGATAGAAATGAACTTGCGTGACCATCCCTCCTCAACAACAAACCAGCCGGTTACAAAACCACTTAGAACTGCTGCCTATTGTAGGGTATCAACGGACCGTGAAGAGCAGCTAACCAGTTATAAAACACAGGTAGCTTACTATACGTATTTAATCCTCAAAGATCCTCGATACGAATTTGCTGGGATATTTGCGGATGAGGGGATATCAGGAAAATCCCTTAAAAATCGAACAGATTTCAAAAAGTTGATGGATGAATGTACTCGTGGGAATATCGATTTAATCCTTTGTAAGAGCATTTCAAGATTTAGTCGGAATACATTAGAAACGTTAAAAGCTGTCCGGTTATTGAAGTCTCTCCCTCGACCGGTGCACATATATTTCGAGAAAGAGAACATCCATACAGAAGATGCTGATAGCGAATTGCTGATTACAATTTTCGGTAGCATTGCTCAGGAGGAAAGTATAAATATCGGAAACTCCATCGCATGGGGAAAAAGAAGTATGGCCAAGCGCGGCATAATTAAAGTAGGAAACGCCAACTATGGTTATCGGGTTGGAGAGAAGCATCAATGGATTATCGATGAAGAAGAAGCCAAAGTTGTTCGTCGTATTTATGCAGATTTGCAAGCTGGCAAAAATTACACCCAAATCATAACCGGATTAACTAAAGAACGCATTCCAAGTCCAAAAGGAAAAGAGGTCTGGAGTCTTAGCACGGTGAAGGGTATCCTGCAGAATGTGGTCTACAAGGGAGATTATCTTTATCAAAAATATATCACCGTGGACACATTAGAAGAAAAGACCGCTCCTAATGAAGGGGAGTTACCTCAGTATTATATTGAAGGCCATCATGAACCTATTATTAATCCAGAAGAATGGGAGAAGGTACAAAACATTATTCACAAACGCAGCGAAGCCTATAAGCAGCAGAACTACCAAAAGTATTCTAAAGACCAGCATAAAAATTCTTCTTTTACAGAGCAGTTGTATTGCGGGGAATGCGGTAATGTATTAGGGTATGAACGAAGCTTGGAGAGACGAGGCTCCAACGGAACCAAAGAAATCAATCGTTGGGTTTGTAGGCTGGCAGAGAAATATTACGCTGTGAACGGCTGTTCATCCCAACGATTTCATCAAGACTATCTTGAAAAGCACTTTATTAATCTATTAAAAGGGTTTGAACAAGACGAGACATTTCAACAAGAAGTAGAAAGAGTCATTGATCAAACAGTGTTAAGTGCTCAGGAGCTGAAGCAAGAAGAAGAGGCTCAAAGAAGGATGGAACACTTGAATCAAGAGCTATATGAGGCAGTAGATGAAGAACTGCATAAAGACGGACAAGATCATCAAAGGGTGGATGCCCTAAGTGAAAAGATAGTAAAACTGCACCAGCAGTTGAAAGACTTCTCTGACCGTAAAAAGCTAGCAGAGCATTATAGAAATGAATTCAAAGAGCTGAAGAAGGGAATCAAAAAGCTGCGTGATGAAAAGAATCTGGCATTCCCTGCGGACCTTTTTGAACAGTTCGTGGAACAGGCTAAGGTCTATAAAGATGGTAGGATTGTGTACCAACTAAGCTTGGGCCTAGAGTGGTCTACGGATGAAAGATATGAAGATTACAAACAGCAGATTGCCATGGAAAGAAAAGCTGAAAGGCTCGCCAAACGAAAAGAAAAACAGGCAGCATTTTTAAGAGGGCCAGAGGTTACTGCCTTACTGGAATATTGTGAGGTGCCACGGAGATGGGGAGAAATCCTGGCCTTTATGAACACGATGATGATGATCTCAGAATCTTATTTCAGGAAGAGCATTGTACTGCCATTGATGGAAAAAGGGAAACTGCAGAAAGATTTTATCCTAGACAGTCAAAGTAAGCGAAAATATTATATGGTGAAGAAGTAA
- a CDS encoding HNH endonuclease: MEKNVRCIFCLKENIKGSEEHIFPDSLGGLLVIYDVCKDCNDKLGRKVDSHLVNNGLMQFARFTKKLKGKKGKLPNPLEKGKYKNDPETTLYYRFTEDGEPESLYTVPKVKVDGNQYEVAVDGSEPERLVEIINKILIRNGKEPKSSEEILSNAKYQKVELPTMQIDMNIDISSYRKAIIKIIYELAFYWLGEKYLTDNMGRKIREYVLSDKDEVEGLYGMVDMVGEKTTGLSFLADSDSHIAILKRDGNKIFCYVNIFNNFEGGFVVTEQADLYPDATDRFFTNDVVKKEIRECSLIEEIARKGNEKI, translated from the coding sequence GTGGAAAAAAATGTTAGGTGTATATTTTGCTTGAAAGAAAATATAAAGGGTTCTGAAGAGCATATTTTCCCTGATTCATTAGGGGGGTTACTTGTAATTTATGATGTTTGTAAAGATTGTAATGATAAGTTAGGTAGGAAAGTAGACTCTCACCTTGTCAATAACGGCTTAATGCAATTTGCTAGGTTTACAAAGAAATTAAAAGGGAAAAAGGGCAAACTCCCTAATCCATTAGAAAAAGGGAAATACAAAAATGACCCAGAAACTACATTGTATTATAGGTTTACTGAAGATGGGGAACCAGAGTCCCTTTATACGGTACCTAAAGTGAAGGTCGATGGTAATCAGTATGAAGTAGCAGTTGACGGTAGCGAACCAGAACGACTAGTTGAAATTATAAATAAAATCCTTATAAGAAATGGAAAAGAGCCCAAATCTAGTGAAGAAATTTTATCAAATGCAAAATATCAAAAAGTAGAACTTCCAACTATGCAAATAGATATGAATATTGATATTAGCAGTTATAGGAAAGCAATTATTAAAATCATTTATGAATTGGCATTTTACTGGCTTGGAGAAAAGTACTTAACAGATAACATGGGTAGAAAAATAAGGGAATATGTTCTGAGTGATAAAGATGAAGTTGAGGGTTTATATGGAATGGTAGATATGGTGGGGGAGAAAACAACCGGTTTATCATTTCTGGCAGATTCTGATTCACATATTGCAATTTTAAAAAGGGATGGTAATAAGATTTTTTGCTATGTTAATATTTTTAATAATTTTGAAGGCGGCTTTGTTGTTACGGAACAAGCCGATTTGTATCCGGATGCGACTGATCGTTTTTTTACTAATGATGTTGTTAAAAAGGAGATACGGGAATGCAGCCTTATTGAAGAAATAGCGAGGAAAGGAAACGAAAAGATATAA
- a CDS encoding MarR family transcriptional regulator produces MEGYLQRFLSLYRPIITKLNELLGHYEITYSLWQVMYHLKHHGASTLVEIAAHYEVEKPTITRRVQKLMEHGFVEQISSTDKREKNIQLTELGESIYRDVRKDITALEFRLMEDIPEEERHIAYGIFPKVHENLKKEKEHH; encoded by the coding sequence TTGGAAGGTTATTTACAGCGGTTTTTATCGTTATATAGACCAATCATTACAAAGTTGAACGAGTTGTTGGGTCATTATGAGATCACGTATTCGCTATGGCAAGTGATGTATCATCTGAAACATCATGGGGCTTCGACATTGGTTGAAATTGCCGCGCATTACGAGGTTGAAAAACCAACGATTACAAGACGTGTTCAGAAATTAATGGAACATGGCTTCGTTGAACAGATCAGCAGTACGGATAAGCGGGAAAAAAATATTCAATTAACGGAATTAGGCGAAAGCATTTACCGTGATGTACGTAAAGATATCACCGCGCTTGAATTTCGTCTGATGGAGGATATTCCAGAAGAGGAACGTCATATCGCTTACGGGATTTTCCCGAAAGTTCATGAGAATTTAAAGAAAGAAAAGGAGCATCATTAA
- a CDS encoding restriction endonuclease: MNINIFSNSPTDWRDLQNKVGSVFRGIGYEVFIEKDIQTVRGTVNVDVFAMDEESVPSSVLICECKHWNYKVPKSVVHSFRTVITDFGANFGYIISKSGYQEGAFQAAGNSNIKLLTWDEFLSLFEKKWLEAMMVNLHNEGLPLREYTDLLSERYIKQVSQEKKERFNARCKELSNIALYTSKLLYEPPNDINFKDHVDNVILSFIKNHHLEDIRSYNDFFEYMISFSRKTIEDLESEFNLIL, from the coding sequence ATGAACATCAATATTTTCTCTAATTCACCAACTGACTGGCGTGACTTACAAAACAAAGTAGGTAGCGTATTTAGAGGTATAGGTTATGAGGTTTTTATTGAAAAGGATATACAAACAGTGCGGGGCACGGTCAATGTAGATGTTTTTGCTATGGATGAGGAGAGTGTCCCGTCATCTGTTTTAATATGTGAATGTAAACATTGGAATTATAAAGTGCCAAAAAGTGTAGTTCACTCATTTAGAACAGTTATTACAGATTTTGGTGCTAATTTCGGTTATATAATTTCGAAGTCGGGATATCAAGAAGGGGCATTTCAAGCTGCAGGAAATAGTAATATTAAGCTTCTTACTTGGGATGAATTCTTGAGTTTATTTGAAAAGAAATGGCTGGAAGCGATGATGGTAAATTTACATAATGAGGGGCTGCCGTTAAGAGAATATACTGATTTACTTTCTGAACGATACATTAAACAAGTCAGCCAAGAAAAAAAAGAAAGGTTTAATGCTCGTTGTAAAGAATTAAGTAATATAGCACTTTATACATCCAAACTCTTGTACGAGCCGCCTAACGATATTAATTTCAAGGATCATGTTGATAATGTGATTCTTTCATTTATAAAGAATCATCATTTGGAAGATATACGTTCTTATAATGATTTCTTTGAATATATGATTTCATTTAGTAGAAAGACAATTGAAGATTTAGAATCAGAATTTAATTTAATTCTATAA
- a CDS encoding recombinase family protein — MLKALKPPVEAVFQKENIRTLDEDGEVMLTVYSGLAQEESRSLAESVAWGKRRLAERGQFKTKYARYGYDYDEDGNLVINPAQAEVIRRIYAGLLAGKTTNQICNELSEEGIETARGKKKWHSTSMDSMVTNPIYCGDFVYQRYYVTDTLAGKQAENRGELPQYTIKDHHPAIVSREDWEAAQVIMNNRSKNRKGSTKKPHKRQEFFNIFTCSECGAPIIHIRCSSDDSHYWRCRTAEKKYTEVTCNVRGFREESIEHRFMTLLQEMKTAEEFDDEIKQAYNELIPSNSERKRIEQIKEDMQQLYQQLYEEVDEGERHGGDPNKIKGITDKIVDLQNQVYDFEDREQQCLEAERDLDWLLEELKGIQEFKPEKERIEFRADIFSRIVEKGTVYPDGRIVYDLKFGKQVTTEQNDMMAWRLRKKGKPRKRKKK, encoded by the coding sequence ATGTTAAAAGCACTAAAGCCGCCAGTCGAGGCGGTGTTTCAAAAAGAGAACATACGAACCTTAGATGAAGATGGCGAAGTGATGCTGACGGTTTATAGTGGACTGGCTCAAGAAGAAAGCAGAAGCCTTGCAGAGTCAGTAGCTTGGGGAAAGCGAAGATTAGCAGAGCGGGGTCAGTTTAAAACAAAGTATGCTCGATATGGCTATGATTATGATGAAGATGGGAACCTGGTAATCAATCCGGCGCAAGCAGAAGTGATACGGAGAATATATGCAGGTTTGTTAGCTGGGAAAACGACGAATCAAATATGTAATGAATTGTCCGAGGAAGGAATTGAAACTGCAAGAGGGAAAAAGAAGTGGCATAGTACCTCTATGGACAGTATGGTCACCAACCCAATATACTGTGGGGACTTTGTGTACCAGCGATATTATGTAACAGACACATTAGCGGGAAAACAGGCTGAAAACAGAGGTGAACTTCCTCAATACACAATAAAGGATCACCATCCAGCAATCGTAAGTCGGGAAGATTGGGAAGCGGCTCAGGTAATCATGAACAATAGGAGTAAGAATAGAAAAGGAAGTACAAAAAAGCCCCATAAACGACAAGAATTTTTCAACATCTTTACCTGCTCCGAGTGTGGTGCGCCTATCATTCATATAAGGTGTTCAAGTGATGATTCTCATTATTGGAGGTGCAGAACAGCTGAGAAAAAATATACAGAAGTAACTTGTAATGTGCGTGGATTTAGAGAAGAATCGATTGAGCATAGATTTATGACTTTATTACAAGAAATGAAAACAGCTGAAGAATTCGACGATGAAATAAAGCAAGCGTACAACGAACTAATCCCAAGTAATAGCGAACGGAAAAGGATAGAACAAATCAAAGAAGATATGCAGCAACTTTATCAACAGCTTTATGAAGAAGTGGATGAAGGAGAGCGGCATGGAGGCGACCCCAACAAAATAAAAGGAATAACAGATAAAATTGTGGATCTGCAAAATCAAGTCTATGACTTTGAAGATAGAGAACAACAGTGCCTTGAAGCGGAAAGAGACCTTGATTGGCTTCTTGAAGAGTTGAAAGGGATTCAGGAATTTAAACCAGAAAAGGAGCGGATTGAATTCCGGGCAGATATTTTCAGTAGGATTGTTGAGAAAGGAACTGTTTATCCCGATGGCCGAATCGTTTATGATTTAAAGTTTGGGAAGCAAGTCACTACCGAACAAAATGATATGATGGCTTGGCGGTTGAGGAAGAAAGGCAAGCCTCGCAAACGGAAGAAAAAATAA
- a CDS encoding PIN domain-containing protein has product MHVFLDSNIIFSDPFFKGNFSRKFLEMLKEVEGKLYIASVVYEESLNNYRREVRKRRKDFGKEMNNLNKLLKTEIETSNIHDEIFLKEFKEFYQELIEQGILKIISHEEFDMFNEIVSRALLPQKPFDHGKEEFKDTVIWLTYANYVEKNEISPCYFISDNTTDFYAKDKKTLHPHLLQDTNRFLPFTSIEEFMKEEAEQIEELQRKSEELKFEKRLDKLITWSKENLRHGLIQQIIENTFLDVLDSEIYDYVNNLSPHELSLIAGDDFELAESNGILKVRLSTFEREIYPEEIIVYGSLFVLNDVSLYFWNSFRDKGEDPYMYSGSTTIKHTIEFTFAIDDSGEASNFEVKDIETIKEEQTQTDNVDPTDIF; this is encoded by the coding sequence ATGCATGTTTTTTTGGATTCAAATATTATATTTTCTGATCCATTTTTTAAAGGGAATTTTTCTAGAAAATTTTTAGAGATGTTAAAGGAAGTTGAAGGTAAATTATACATAGCTAGTGTCGTTTATGAGGAATCGCTAAATAATTACCGAAGGGAAGTTAGAAAAAGACGGAAAGACTTCGGAAAAGAAATGAATAATTTAAACAAGCTACTTAAAACTGAAATTGAAACTAGTAATATACATGATGAAATTTTTCTTAAAGAATTCAAGGAGTTTTATCAAGAACTTATTGAGCAGGGGATATTAAAAATAATATCACATGAAGAGTTTGATATGTTTAATGAGATTGTCAGCAGGGCATTGCTGCCTCAAAAACCTTTCGACCATGGTAAAGAAGAGTTCAAGGATACTGTAATTTGGTTGACTTATGCTAATTATGTTGAGAAAAATGAAATAAGTCCATGTTATTTTATATCAGATAATACTACAGATTTTTATGCAAAAGATAAAAAAACGCTTCATCCTCACTTGCTCCAAGATACAAACAGATTTTTACCGTTTACATCAATTGAAGAGTTTATGAAAGAAGAGGCAGAGCAAATAGAAGAATTACAAAGAAAATCTGAGGAATTGAAGTTTGAAAAGAGATTAGACAAGCTTATTACTTGGTCCAAAGAAAATTTGAGACATGGGCTTATACAACAAATTATAGAGAATACGTTTTTAGATGTTTTAGATTCTGAGATATACGATTACGTAAATAATCTATCACCTCATGAGTTAAGTCTTATAGCTGGAGATGATTTTGAACTAGCTGAGTCAAACGGTATTCTAAAAGTACGTTTGTCTACATTTGAGAGGGAAATTTATCCTGAGGAAATAATTGTTTATGGCTCTCTCTTTGTACTGAACGACGTATCCCTTTATTTCTGGAATTCGTTTCGTGATAAGGGTGAGGATCCATATATGTATAGTGGCTCAACAACAATCAAGCACACAATAGAATTTACTTTTGCAATTGATGATTCTGGAGAGGCTAGTAACTTTGAGGTTAAGGATATTGAAACAATTAAAGAAGAACAAACACAAACTGACAATGTTGATCCAACAGATATTTTTTAA